A single window of Pseudophryne corroboree isolate aPseCor3 chromosome 5, aPseCor3.hap2, whole genome shotgun sequence DNA harbors:
- the TRIL gene encoding TLR4 interactor with leucine rich repeats — protein sequence MEKTVLVQLLMLVSCSLCWSVEEKCPEPCDCQHPQHILCSNRGLVSLPKSSHIPRPSGIKTYSLGGNFITNISANAFSDYANLQRLDLQYNQIHFIHPKAFEKLLFLEELYLGNNLIPSLSPGALSPLKKLKVLNVNSNRLGNVSRASFSSLGSLIKLRLDGNSIQTLQGSPFSGLSNLLYLHLENNKISNISKNAFVGLVKLRLLSLSGNPLNFLKQPTFLPLRSLSTLTMAGNNLQQLGPGVFHGLLRLSKLILSSNRISLLHSKTFQGLGMLQELHLDGNTLGMLPEGLMGSLHSLEVLNLSLNALSDLHPGTFHGLNRLRVLDLQHNMLSFLPGDILSGNPALYRLQLDGNRWNCDCRLLGLKHWIMGTLHTRSRMLTVFVQCKEPQEVSGKYLDYLEDAYLQGAGSCILSTTPAGLASTIQDQDLVLHHYSEGWKSIPSIAPVEQTFKDSKTHLSLPVSTLPSKVPSLLQTLASVQKAPATKWPLGTKKKSFDGQQKMLQRGKNKNIKTSGRTKNPSENKLSSSQQHPVTEETHTGTFQPATEPVKQLHLRQSEALVPASNNFHHTIPVIETLLDPSPSQSGSENSEVMATVQSPSAMSHTGDLHPEGKTLHQDSSAAGTLHHSWFDSLQPSHDSVHNALIETLHQVAPFPSALSDPCEFNKLYLLNLSVESVGSSTARVRWQTLLHHVRGPVLFRVLYERFGQGGRFQRFIYPRGQAETLTLQELTGDTPYLVCVESIIGGRACPVAPRDHCVGLVTLPSEADRPFINYQMLALGLLALNALLLLIGLVAWGSRMARKKWWRRRAPVHVRQMYSTRRPQRAVGTGVSTDFSGFQSHRPRTAMCALGEADLIEFPGCDRFREVGNIHREDLLQRFTD from the coding sequence ATGGAGAAGACTGTCCTAGTACAGCTGCTGATGTTAGTGAGCTGCAGTCTCTGCTGGAGTGTGGAGGAGAAGTGCCCAGAGCCATGTGACTGTCAACATCCCCAACATATCCTGTGCTCTAACAGGGGGCTTGTCTCCCTTCCCAAATCCAGCCACATTCCCAGACCATCTGGAATTAAGACCTACAGCTTGGGAGGCAATTTTATTACTAACATAAGTGCCAATGCTTTCTCAGACTACGCTAACTTGCAGAGGCTGGATCTGCAGTACAATCAGATCCACTTTATTCATCCCAAAGCATTTGAGAAGCTCCTTTTCCTGGAAGAATTGTACCTCGGTAACAATTTGATCCCATCACTATCTCCTGGCGCTCTCTCCCCACTTAAAAAGCTTAAGGTGCTCAATGTGAATAGTAACCGGCTTGGCAATGTCAGCCGTGCCAGCTTCTCCAGCCTGGGGTCACTGATTAAGCTGAGGCTGGATGGTAATAGTATCCAGACGCTGCAAGGCTCTCCCTTCTCAGGACTTTCTAATCTGCTTTACTTGCACCTGGAAAACAATAAAATTAGTAATATCAGTAAAAATGCATTTGTGGGTCTTGTAAAATTGCGTTTACTGAGCCTGTCAGGGAACCCCTTGAATTTCTTAAAACAGCCTACGTTTTTACCGCTGCGCTCTCTTAGCACATTAACCATGGCTGGAAATAATCTACAGCAACTGGGACCAGGAGTTTTCCATGGATTACTGCGGCTTTCCAAGCTCATTCTGAGCTCAAACAGGATTTCTCTGCTACACAGCAAGACCTTCCAGGGGCTTGGGATGCTACAAGAACTACATCTGGATGGGAACACACTGGGCATGCTCCCTGAAGGCCTCATGGGATCTCTGCACAGCCTGGAAGTGCTGAACCTGAGCCTCAATGCCTTGTCCGATTTGCACCCAGGAACTTTCCATGGATTAAACCGGCTCAGAGTGTTGGATTTGCAGCACAACATGTTGAGCTTCTTGCCGGGGGATATTTTGTCTGGAAACCCAGCCCTTTACCGACTGCAGCTGGATGGAAATCGATGGAACTGTGACTGTCGCCTGTTGGGCCTTAAGCACTGGATTATGGGAACGTTGCACACACGTAGTCGGATGCTGACTGTGTTTGTGCAGTGCAAGGAGCCACAGGAAGTTTCAGGAAAGTACTTGGATTACTTGGAAGATGCATACTTACAGGGAGCAGGAAGTTGTATCCTCAGTACCACCCCTGCGGGACTGGCTAGCACCATTCAAGATCAGGATCTGGTTTTACATCATTATAGCGAAGGATGGAAAAGTATACCAAGTATTGCTCCTGTGGAACAGACATTTAAAGATTCCAAAACACATTTGTCGCTACCTGTATCTACACTCCCATCAAAAGTTCCCTCTTTGCTTCAAACATTGGCATCAGTGCAAAAAGCACCAGCTACTAAATGGCCGCTGGGCACGAAAAAGAAAAGTTTTGATGGACAACAAAAGATGCTACAAAGAggtaaaaacaaaaacataaagacTTCTGGTAGGACTAAGAATCCATCCGAAAATAAGCTGAGCTCCAGCCAACAGCACCCAGTGACTGAAGAAACTCACACTGGCACATTCCAGCCGGCAACTGAGCCAGTGAAACAGCTGCATCTCAGACAATCTGAGGCTCTTGTCCCGGCATCCAACAACTTTCATCATACTATCCCAGTAATTGAAACTTTGCTTGACCCTTCACCGTCTCAGTCTGGATCTGAGAACTCGGAGGTCATGGCTACCGTGCAGTCACCCTCTGCAATGTCACATACTGGTGATTTACATCCTGAAGGGAAAACCTTACACCAGGATAGCTCAGCAGCAGGGACCTTGCACCACAGTTGGTTTGACTCCCTGCAGCCATCACATGATTCAGTCCATAATGCGCTAATTGAGACCTTGCACCAGGTTGCTCCTTTTCCTTCTGCTCTGTCAGACCCATGTGAATTTAACAAGTTGTATTTACTGAATCTGTCTGTGGAGTCTGTAGGGAGTAGCACAGCTCGGGTCCGCTGGCAGACTTTGCTCCACCACGTCCGTGGACCTGTCCTATTCAGGGTGCTGTATGAACGCTTTGGTCAGGGTGGGCGTTTTCAACGTTTTATCTATCCACGGGGTCAAGCGGAAACATTAACTTTGCAGGAGCTCACAGGAGATACTCCTTATTTAGTATGTGTTGAAAGCATCATTGGTGGGCGTGCTTGCCCTGTGGCCCCTAGAGACCATTGTGTAGGTCTTGTGACCTTGCCTTCAGAAGCTGACCGCCCTTTCATAAATTACCAAATGTTAGCCTTAGGACTTCTTGCCCTCAATGCTCTGCTGCTTCTCATAGGCTTGGTTGCTTGGGGTTCTAGAATGGCGCGCAAAAAATGGTGGAGGAGGAGGGCCCCAGTCCATGTTCGGCAGATGTACTCTACACGCCGCCCCCAAAGGGCCGTAGGTACTGGAGTTTCCACTGATTTCTCAGGTTTTCAGTCTCACAGACCCCGCACTGCAATGTGCGCTCTGGGAGAAGCAGACCTCATTGAGTTTCCTGGCTGTGACCGCTTCAGAGAGGTGGGGAATATACACAGAGAGGATCTGCTGCAGAGATTCACAGATTGA